One window of the Melospiza melodia melodia isolate bMelMel2 chromosome 15, bMelMel2.pri, whole genome shotgun sequence genome contains the following:
- the SNRPA1 gene encoding U2 small nuclear ribonucleoprotein A' produces the protein MVKLTAELIEQAAQYTNAVRDRELDLRGYKIPVIENLGATLDQFDAIDFSDNEIRKLDGFPLLRRLKTLLMNNNRICRIGENLEQALPSLTELILTNNNIAELGELDPLSTIKSLTYLSVLRNPVTNKKHYRLYLIHKVPQVRVLDFQKVKLKERQEAEKMFKGKRGAQLAKDIARRAKTFNPGAGLPTDKKKTGPSPGDVEAIKTAIANASTLAEVERLKGLLQAGQIPGRERKPGPSEDGEEEMEEDTVPNGS, from the exons ATGGTGAAGCTCACGGCGGAGCTGATCGAGCAGGCGGCACAGTACACCAACGCCGTCCGAGACCGGGAGCTCGACCTGCGCG GCTATAAAATCCCAGTCATTGAGAACCTGGGGGCCACTCTGGACCAGTTTGATGCCATCGATTTCTCTGACAACGAGATCCGCAAGCTGGACGGGTTCCCGCTGCTGCGGAGGCTGAAAACGCTCCTGATGAACAACAACAGGATTTG TCGGATTGGGGAGAACCTGGAgcaggctctgcccagcctcaCAGAGCTCATTCTCACCAACAACAACATTGCAGAACTG GGTGAACTGGATCCATTATCAACTATTAAATCCTTGACTTACCTGAG CGTTCTAAGGAATCCTGTAACAAATAAGAAACATTACAGATTATATCTAATTCATAAAGTTCCCCAGGTCAGAGTGCTGGATTTTCAAAAAGTGAAGCTCAAA GAGCGACAGGAGGCAGAGAAAATGTTCAAGGGCAAACGGGGTGCACAGCTTGCAAAGGATATTGCCAGGAGAGCAAAAAC ctTCAATCCAGGGGCTGGCCTGCCAACAGACAAAAAGAAAACTGGGCCTTCCCCAGGGGATGTGGAGGCAATTAAG ACTGCCATCGCCAACGCCTCGACCCTGGCGGAGGTGGAGCGGCTGAAGGGGCTGCTGCAGGCGGGCCAGATCCCGGGCCGGGAGCGCAAACCAG GCCCATCGGAGGACGGCGAAGAAGAAATGGAGGAGGACACAGTGCCAAACGGATCGTAG
- the SELENOS gene encoding selenoprotein S, which produces MDLGDGGAAAGPGPALGRGGLEALQHTVGSVLSGYGWYLLLAAVAVYLLVQKVSRGLAARPGGRPGAAEAAEEPDVVVRRQEALAAARLRMQEELNAQAEKYKEKQRQLEEERRRQKIAMWESMQEGKSYKGNLKLNQQEAESGASASAVPKSKPNKKPLRGGGYNPLSGEGGGTCSWRPGRRGPSAGG; this is translated from the exons atGGATCTCGGGGACGGCGGCGCCGCAGCCGGGCCCGGGCCGGCGCTGGGCCGGGGCGGGCTGGAGGCGCTGCAGCACACGG TGGGCTCGGTGCTGTCCGGCTATGGCTGGTACCTGCTGCTGGCCGCCGTCGCCGTGTACCTGCTCGTGCAGAAGGTGTCCCGCGGGCTGGCGGCGCGGCCCGGCGGCCGGCCCGGAGCGGCGGAGGCGGCCGAGG AGCCTGATGTGGTGGTGAGAAGGCAGGAAGCTTTGGCAGCAGCTCGCCTCAGGATGCAAGAGGAATTGAATGCACAAGcagaaaaatacaaagaaaagcaaagacaG CTGGAGGAGGAGCGGCGACGGCAGAAGATCGCGATGTGGGAGAGCATGCAGGAGGGAAAGAGCTACAAAGGAAACCTGAAACTGAATCAG CAAGAAGCAGAATCTGGTGCCTCTGCCTCGGCAGTCCCGAAATcgaaaccaaacaaaaagccctTGAGAGGAGGTG GCTACAACCCCCTgtctggagaaggaggagggacgTGCTCCTGGAGGCCCGGCCGGCGGGGCCCGTCCGCGGGTGGATGA